A region of Actinomycetota bacterium DNA encodes the following proteins:
- a CDS encoding DNA-processing protein DprA, with product MPGEPEEGDPSKRGWPPGFGRGRAELDAVLVLTSLPWLRPRRLRPIVWRRGSASAALRAVRAGAELGPADTAVARATDAREVRAAVEACGARVAVQGDDEYDPRLLALADPPTALFLRGRPLTPGATRISVVGTRKPSRVGADVAETLGADLAASGVCVVSGAANGIDSCAHEGAVAVGGPTVAVLAEGIVGDRGGRRGVLLRKVARCGTVLSEAAPSIEAQRHRFPARNRLVAALGVGVIVVEGAERSGSLITVDHANDLGITVLAVPGAVTNPMAVAPIGLIRSGVQAIRHAGDVCDALGIPVDDIAIRERRRSLGAMLDGTEARVFDAVGDGVLPEQVARETGLTIAEALGCLLRLELRGLVSGDGGRYRRMVRTAITDA from the coding sequence GTGCCGGGTGAGCCCGAGGAGGGCGACCCATCCAAGCGCGGCTGGCCCCCGGGGTTCGGTCGCGGGCGAGCCGAGCTCGATGCGGTGCTCGTGCTGACCTCCCTGCCGTGGCTGCGACCCCGGCGCCTGCGACCGATCGTGTGGCGCCGGGGCTCCGCGTCGGCGGCGCTGCGTGCGGTGCGGGCCGGCGCCGAGCTCGGTCCCGCCGACACCGCCGTCGCGCGCGCGACCGATGCGCGCGAGGTGCGCGCGGCCGTCGAGGCGTGCGGTGCCCGGGTCGCGGTGCAGGGAGACGACGAGTACGACCCGAGGCTGCTGGCGCTCGCCGATCCACCGACGGCTCTGTTCCTGCGCGGCCGTCCCCTGACTCCCGGTGCGACCCGAATCTCGGTGGTCGGTACACGCAAGCCGTCCCGGGTCGGGGCCGACGTCGCGGAGACGCTCGGTGCCGATCTGGCCGCGTCCGGCGTGTGCGTCGTCAGCGGTGCGGCCAACGGGATCGACTCCTGCGCCCACGAGGGCGCGGTCGCCGTCGGCGGACCGACGGTCGCGGTCTTGGCCGAGGGCATCGTCGGAGATCGCGGTGGTCGGCGCGGGGTGCTGCTTCGCAAGGTCGCCCGTTGCGGAACGGTGCTCAGCGAGGCCGCTCCGTCGATCGAGGCGCAGCGACATCGGTTCCCCGCTCGCAACCGCCTTGTCGCCGCACTCGGTGTCGGCGTGATCGTCGTCGAGGGCGCCGAACGCAGTGGGTCGCTGATCACCGTCGATCATGCGAACGATCTGGGGATCACGGTGCTCGCGGTTCCGGGCGCGGTGACCAATCCCATGGCGGTGGCGCCGATCGGGCTGATCCGCTCGGGTGTCCAGGCGATTCGGCACGCGGGTGACGTGTGTGACGCCCTGGGGATACCTGTCGACGACATCGCGATCCGCGAACGCCGTCGATCGCTCGGCGCGATGCTCGACGGCACCGAGGCGCGGGTGTTCGACGCGGTCGGCGACGGGGTGCTCCCCGAACAGGTCGCCCGGGAGACGGGGCTGACGATCGCCGAGGCGCTCGGATGCCTGCTCCGGCTCGAGCTCCGCGGCCTCGTCAGCGGTGACGGAGGCCGGTACCGGCGGATGGTCCGAACCGCGATCACCGACGCCTGA
- a CDS encoding tyrosine recombinase: protein MTDLPRADADLIGRFCDHLALERHLSENTVTAYRRDLAQLAVFCSRSGWRLTEMTHERLRRFLAQQSTRGYARATIARRVGAIRGFYRWAEARGEIDGDPAALLGRPKVASRLPGVLRPSEAAALVEAPGGDPIEAGRVADPEASNATVSSLALRDRAILELLYGSGLRVGEVAGLTRDRVDLHRGRVNVLGKGSKEREIPLSEFAVDALAAYLERGRPFLVPEGGSSPNLFTNRRRKPMTERDIRTMVAEYGGTTLSGRRVTPHTLRHSFATHLLEGGADIRAVQELLGHASVATTQRYTHVSRERLRAAYLRSHPRA from the coding sequence GTGACCGACCTTCCCCGCGCAGACGCCGACCTGATCGGTCGTTTCTGCGACCACCTCGCCCTCGAGCGCCACCTCTCGGAGAACACGGTCACGGCGTATCGCCGTGACCTCGCGCAGCTCGCCGTGTTCTGCTCTCGATCGGGTTGGCGGTTGACGGAGATGACCCACGAGCGGCTCCGGCGGTTCCTCGCGCAGCAGTCGACCCGCGGCTACGCGCGCGCGACGATCGCTCGCCGTGTGGGAGCGATCCGCGGCTTCTACCGTTGGGCCGAGGCCCGGGGTGAGATCGACGGAGATCCCGCCGCGCTGCTCGGCCGGCCGAAGGTGGCCTCGCGTCTTCCGGGGGTCCTTCGGCCGAGTGAGGCCGCGGCGCTCGTCGAAGCACCGGGCGGCGACCCGATCGAGGCAGGCCGGGTGGCTGATCCGGAGGCGAGCAACGCGACCGTAAGCTCGCTGGCCTTGCGCGACCGAGCGATACTCGAGCTGCTGTACGGATCGGGCCTGCGCGTGGGGGAGGTCGCAGGGCTTACGCGCGATCGCGTCGACTTGCACCGAGGACGCGTGAACGTGCTGGGTAAGGGGTCCAAAGAGCGCGAGATCCCCCTCTCGGAGTTCGCCGTCGACGCCCTCGCCGCATACCTGGAACGGGGTAGGCCGTTCCTGGTCCCAGAGGGGGGTTCTTCGCCGAACCTCTTCACCAACCGCCGTCGCAAGCCGATGACCGAGCGTGACATCCGAACGATGGTGGCCGAGTATGGGGGAACGACCTTGTCGGGACGTCGCGTGACTCCGCACACCCTGCGGCACTCGTTCGCGACGCACCTGCTCGAAGGAGGGGCGGACATCCGGGCTGTTCAGGAACTCCTAGGGCACGCGAGCGTCGCGACGACCCAGCGGTACACCCATGTTTCCCGCGAGCGTCTGCGCGCGGCCTACCTTCGATCCCATCCGAGGGCCTGA